From a region of the Thermocladium sp. ECH_B genome:
- a CDS encoding 50S ribosomal protein L3 — MGLKIHRPRRGSMAYYPRKRSETLVPKIYNWPQINVGKPMLLSFAAYKAGMAHVVMVDDRQTSPFYGKEIVRPVTVLDAPPMRVVGVRGYAVDPFKVLKASVGEAWVSEVPNYLRRVLTLPEKINTETAMSRLQSRLNELTEIRVIAVTQPHLSGIGKKTPEIMEIPVGGTSNVDELFKYASSLLGKELSARDVLREGQLVDVIGITKGKGTQGVVKRFGVMTLPKWNKMRKGYRRTGTASPQNPAVMFTIPKQGQTGLHRRTEYNKRVLAIGDNGAEVTPKSGFPHYGVIRGSYIIIEGSVPGAIKRLIGLRYPIRPPPRYDYVNVNKPQVQWVSTQAVTR, encoded by the coding sequence GTGGGTTTGAAAATTCATAGGCCTAGACGAGGATCGATGGCGTACTATCCACGGAAGCGCAGCGAGACCCTTGTGCCTAAGATATATAATTGGCCCCAGATAAATGTGGGTAAGCCGATGCTCTTATCATTCGCGGCGTACAAGGCTGGAATGGCCCACGTCGTAATGGTTGATGATAGGCAAACAAGTCCATTCTATGGAAAAGAAATCGTGAGGCCAGTCACTGTGCTGGATGCGCCGCCCATGCGCGTAGTGGGTGTGAGGGGATACGCCGTGGATCCATTTAAGGTGCTTAAGGCCAGTGTTGGGGAGGCATGGGTCAGCGAGGTTCCTAACTACCTTAGGAGGGTATTAACGCTGCCGGAGAAGATTAATACGGAGACAGCCATGTCAAGGCTACAGTCCCGCCTCAATGAATTAACGGAGATCAGGGTAATAGCCGTGACTCAGCCCCACCTCTCCGGCATCGGTAAGAAGACTCCTGAAATAATGGAGATACCGGTTGGGGGGACAAGCAATGTCGATGAATTATTCAAGTACGCCTCCTCGCTTCTCGGCAAGGAATTAAGCGCGCGAGACGTGCTCAGGGAGGGGCAATTAGTTGACGTAATAGGCATCACTAAGGGCAAGGGCACTCAGGGAGTCGTTAAGAGGTTCGGAGTCATGACTCTACCTAAGTGGAACAAGATGAGGAAGGGATATAGAAGAACCGGAACAGCGTCGCCCCAGAACCCGGCAGTCATGTTCACCATACCCAAGCAGGGACAGACCGGTCTCCACAGGAGAACGGAGTATAATAAGAGGGTACTAGCCATAGGCGATAATGGAGCCGAAGTAACGCCGAAAAGCGGTTTCCCACATTATGGCGTAATAAGGGGCAGCTACATAATAATTGAGGGCAGTGTTCCAGGTGCCATAAAGAGATTAATTGGACTACGATACCCAATAAGGCCGCCGCCCAGGTACGACTACGTTAATGTAAATAAGCCCCAGGTACAGTGGGTTAGCACCCAGGCGGTGACCAGGTGA
- the rpl4lp gene encoding 50S ribosomal protein L4 (L4 is important during the early stages of 50S assembly; it initially binds near the 5' end of the 23S rRNA), giving the protein MNIVGLDLEPYLKGLPQLPTKAIVLGRDGSSKGELELPLQFMTPIRLDVIRRAYLSAFTASLQPKGADPMAGKRTTAKAFGVGLGIARVPRATGSLWPRARLATNVVKGRSAHAPTAEKIIHERINKKERDLAIRSAIAATAVKELVQRRGHNISGIKELPLVVADIESIEKARDAKAMLESIGAWRDVERASAGVRDRAGIGKLRGRRYKEPKSVLIVVSTPRSPLARAARNFPGVDVVYVNNLSVLYLAPGGVPGRLTLWSDAAIKALQERGLFMR; this is encoded by the coding sequence ATGAACATAGTTGGACTGGATTTGGAGCCTTACCTGAAGGGCTTGCCTCAATTACCCACTAAGGCAATAGTGTTGGGCAGGGATGGTTCAAGCAAGGGGGAGCTAGAGCTTCCGCTTCAATTCATGACCCCTATTCGCCTTGATGTGATAAGAAGGGCTTACCTAAGCGCATTCACTGCATCGCTTCAGCCCAAGGGCGCTGATCCAATGGCAGGCAAGAGAACCACGGCCAAGGCATTTGGAGTTGGATTAGGCATAGCTAGGGTTCCCAGGGCCACTGGCAGTTTATGGCCTCGTGCGCGGCTTGCCACCAACGTAGTTAAGGGCCGCTCAGCGCATGCGCCGACCGCCGAGAAAATCATTCATGAAAGGATCAACAAGAAGGAGCGTGACTTAGCCATTCGTTCAGCCATAGCTGCCACCGCCGTGAAGGAATTGGTTCAGAGGAGGGGCCACAATATTAGTGGGATCAAGGAGTTGCCGTTAGTGGTTGCCGATATTGAGTCCATTGAGAAGGCAAGGGATGCCAAGGCAATGCTTGAGTCCATTGGCGCGTGGAGGGACGTGGAGAGAGCAAGCGCAGGCGTGAGGGATAGGGCTGGCATAGGTAAGTTAAGGGGTCGCCGATACAAGGAGCCCAAGAGCGTCTTAATAGTGGTTTCAACCCCGCGATCCCCATTAGCCAGAGCCGCCAGAAACTTTCCGGGAGTTGATGTTGTTTACGTGAATAATTTAAGCGTGCTTTACTTGGCTCCAGGCGGTGTTCCAGGTAGATTAACCCTATGGAGCGATGCCGCAATCAAGGCCCTTCAAGAGAGGGGCCTATTCATGAGGTGA
- a CDS encoding Fe-S cluster assembly ATPase SufC codes for MNTTLETKDLYASVDGKEILNGINLSVSSGEVVALMGPNGSGKTTLFMTLMGHPRYTVTRGSILLNGNDITKSPPEERSLLGLMMAFQNPVPVPEVRLTTLITAMVNKRMNRKLTDSPPPQVVAELIKATSEVGLTQAHLSRGTNHGFSGGEAKRSEVLQLLIAKPKVALLDEPDSGLDIDGVAAVGKAVSRLAERGTAVLLTTHQARILHYVTPRRVLVIKGGRIVAQGGLEVVEEIEKTGYEAFLRR; via the coding sequence ATGAACACTACACTGGAGACGAAGGATCTTTATGCGTCGGTGGATGGCAAGGAAATATTGAACGGCATAAACCTCAGCGTTAGTAGTGGAGAGGTAGTTGCATTGATGGGGCCAAATGGAAGCGGAAAGACAACTCTATTCATGACGCTAATGGGTCACCCACGCTACACGGTGACGCGGGGATCCATATTATTAAATGGCAATGATATAACGAAGTCCCCGCCGGAGGAACGGAGCCTCCTTGGATTAATGATGGCGTTCCAAAACCCCGTTCCGGTGCCCGAGGTGAGATTAACCACATTAATAACGGCAATGGTTAATAAGAGGATGAATAGAAAATTAACTGACTCACCGCCGCCTCAAGTAGTGGCGGAACTCATTAAGGCCACGAGCGAGGTGGGGCTCACGCAGGCCCACTTGTCTAGGGGGACTAATCACGGATTCAGCGGAGGCGAGGCAAAGAGAAGCGAGGTTCTTCAACTCTTAATTGCTAAGCCCAAGGTAGCGTTACTGGATGAGCCGGATTCCGGGCTTGATATCGATGGAGTGGCCGCAGTGGGTAAGGCAGTGTCGAGGCTAGCTGAGAGAGGCACCGCTGTGCTGCTCACCACGCATCAGGCCAGGATACTTCACTACGTGACGCCGAGGCGCGTCCTAGTCATTAAGGGCGGTAGAATAGTTGCCCAGGGCGGGCTTGAGGTCGTCGAGGAAATCGAGAAGACGGGTTACGAGGCTTTCCTTAGGAGGTGA
- a CDS encoding 50S ribosomal protein L23 (binds third domain of 23S rRNA and protein L29; part of exit tunnel), whose amino-acid sequence MAESIIRFIITEKTIRLAEKENKVAIAVPLNASKREIKKQVEKSYGVKVVKVNTIITPKGEKKAIVKLSPESNAFELLTRLGLV is encoded by the coding sequence GTGGCCGAATCCATAATTAGGTTCATAATAACCGAGAAAACAATTAGGTTAGCGGAGAAGGAGAATAAGGTGGCGATAGCTGTTCCCCTCAATGCTAGCAAGAGGGAAATAAAGAAGCAAGTGGAGAAGTCATACGGCGTTAAGGTGGTTAAGGTTAACACCATTATAACGCCTAAGGGAGAGAAGAAGGCAATAGTAAAGTTATCCCCAGAAAGCAATGCATTCGAGCTGCTCACTAGGCTGGGCCTAGTGTAA
- a CDS encoding Fe-S cluster assembly protein SufB has product MEKLTITDILGEKTMEDALAHTRPVEWAATVKGKLSRETVEEISRLKGEPDWMRELRVRNLELFNKLPMPNWVGAVNEIDLEELINYAKPSTQKANDWEQLPSEIKSYYDSLGLPELEAKALSGLGAQLDSEIIYLNVKKQLSEKGVILMSMEEAVQKYPDIVRKYFMKIFPPEHKFAALHGALWSGGVFVYVPPGVKIEAPLEAFFLISNALEGQFEHTLLVADKNSYIHFIEGCSAPRFSKTSFHDGMVELYAHEGAHIKFTTVQNWSKNVINFNNKRAIGEAHSFIEWVEASIGSRASYVYPSTILRGEGASTSIVGITFANGNHWKENGAKVYHDAPNTSSSIVNKSISANGGSVVYRGLVFVRKGAKGAKSHVVCDSLVLDSSSKAYTIPHDQVFEEEATVTHEATTGRISEDKLYYLRSRGLTEDEAKSLVVLGFIQDVTEGLPFEYAMTLNKVIAMEFSKYGKLA; this is encoded by the coding sequence ATGGAGAAACTAACTATCACTGATATACTTGGGGAGAAAACAATGGAGGATGCATTGGCTCACACTAGACCCGTGGAGTGGGCTGCGACGGTTAAGGGTAAACTAAGCAGGGAGACCGTGGAGGAGATATCCAGGCTTAAGGGTGAACCGGACTGGATGAGGGAATTAAGAGTGAGGAACCTGGAGTTATTTAATAAATTGCCAATGCCTAATTGGGTGGGCGCCGTTAATGAGATAGATCTAGAGGAGTTGATTAATTACGCGAAGCCCTCGACTCAGAAGGCCAATGATTGGGAGCAATTGCCAAGCGAGATAAAGAGCTACTATGACTCATTGGGGCTTCCCGAGCTGGAGGCCAAGGCGTTGAGCGGCTTGGGGGCTCAACTTGATTCCGAGATAATTTACCTAAACGTGAAGAAGCAGTTAAGCGAGAAGGGGGTAATATTGATGTCAATGGAGGAGGCCGTGCAGAAGTATCCGGACATAGTTAGGAAGTACTTCATGAAGATATTTCCGCCGGAGCATAAATTCGCTGCGCTGCATGGAGCACTGTGGAGTGGGGGAGTATTTGTTTATGTCCCGCCCGGCGTCAAGATAGAGGCGCCGCTTGAGGCCTTCTTCCTGATAAGCAATGCATTGGAGGGGCAATTCGAGCATACTCTACTGGTGGCCGATAAGAATAGCTATATCCACTTCATTGAGGGATGCTCAGCGCCCCGCTTCAGTAAGACTAGTTTCCATGATGGCATGGTTGAGCTCTACGCGCATGAGGGCGCGCACATAAAGTTCACCACCGTCCAGAACTGGAGCAAGAACGTGATTAACTTCAATAATAAGAGAGCCATAGGGGAGGCGCACAGCTTTATTGAGTGGGTTGAGGCAAGCATAGGGAGCAGGGCCAGCTATGTTTATCCATCTACCATTTTGAGGGGCGAAGGCGCCTCGACAAGCATAGTGGGCATCACCTTCGCTAATGGGAATCACTGGAAGGAGAATGGGGCCAAGGTTTACCATGATGCACCCAACACGTCGAGCAGTATAGTGAATAAGTCGATATCGGCCAATGGAGGCTCCGTGGTGTATAGGGGCCTAGTATTCGTTAGGAAGGGGGCTAAGGGAGCCAAGAGCCACGTCGTCTGCGATTCATTAGTGCTCGACTCCTCGTCCAAGGCTTACACTATTCCACATGATCAAGTATTCGAGGAAGAGGCCACTGTGACCCATGAAGCGACGACGGGCAGGATAAGCGAGGACAAGTTGTATTACTTAAGGAGCCGTGGATTAACTGAGGACGAGGCAAAGAGCCTAGTCGTGCTTGGCTTCATACAGGACGTGACTGAGGGCTTGCCGTTTGAGTACGCCATGACTTTGAACAAGGTCATTGCAATGGAGTTCAGCAAGTACGGGAAACTAGCTTAA
- a CDS encoding GTP-binding protein produces the protein MKILKIVIAGSYGSGKTTFVKTLSEVVPLETEVNTSDPRGEKRTTTVAFDYGRIAVRSDLVVHLFGLPGQERFSFLWRGLSRGMHGYILMVDSTSLDTVKESIFVYGFLREFFPYTPHVVAANKQDLPNHVPPEEVRKLLEVPSRVKVLPLVAKDKEMVVNTLISLLEEIKLTGEY, from the coding sequence ATGAAGATACTTAAGATAGTCATAGCGGGAAGCTACGGCAGCGGCAAGACCACTTTCGTAAAAACGCTAAGCGAAGTAGTGCCCCTTGAGACCGAGGTGAACACGAGCGATCCAAGGGGGGAAAAGAGGACCACAACGGTGGCATTCGATTACGGCAGGATAGCGGTTCGCAGCGACTTAGTGGTGCACTTATTTGGGTTGCCGGGTCAAGAGAGGTTCAGCTTCCTTTGGAGGGGATTATCCAGGGGAATGCATGGATACATCCTCATGGTGGACTCCACATCGCTTGACACAGTGAAGGAAAGCATTTTCGTGTATGGGTTCCTGCGGGAGTTCTTTCCATATACGCCGCACGTGGTGGCGGCCAATAAGCAGGACTTGCCGAATCACGTTCCGCCGGAGGAGGTTAGGAAGCTTCTTGAGGTGCCGAGCAGGGTGAAGGTGTTGCCCCTAGTAGCTAAGGATAAGGAAATGGTGGTTAACACGCTCATCTCGCTTCTCGAGGAGATCAAGTTAACTGGCGAGTATTAA